In Triticum urartu cultivar G1812 chromosome 6, Tu2.1, whole genome shotgun sequence, the following proteins share a genomic window:
- the LOC125513112 gene encoding uncharacterized protein LOC125513112, protein MTQENHLAMKSSGHLFNEWEIRLLVLLSFTMQLFLFFVGGLRRRITNSALRFSIWLAYVGADMVAVYVLGLISRVHLDATTENHHHLAFLWAPFLLIHLGGQDTVTAFAIEDISLWLRHLLNLVVQVSLTLYIFWKSTNGLNIQELLLPTILLFVSGMIKYGERTWALCCGSLINIAEFPIPQYLTDLDKIHVGSTSSYSGLVSKALFSIKEVRWIFSSYSPLGTDLSMNSDLLLPDYAGKLFETMEIELGLMFDDIYTKAQVLRTWGGIILRCLSDISFLAAFVLFSVRNKERYNTVDTAITYVLFIGGFSLEFFAVFTAMVSPWIWAWLKTRHCSFLSSISISWQRKRVLWSKSMGQYSLLNYLGQCDQQSSKVMAVVRRLVNAVCGRKQKLWVSKLLDTKFVGVDEKVMRCIVERIKQYQSTDESSMLPQWPNLAPLLQRSLRVPEADFHFPVLVLHIYTEVMLSRYAPTATVDGGLDRVCRTISNYMVYLCATHHEMLSVQNSSNQSDLAYILHRLFSVGTNTDITNIMPKAVGFLIDCRFPVPPKVCTEAHLLEIRDAWVGFLLHAASKSRPEMHAAQLARGGEFLTFVWLLMAHCNLGNSRGCPIGLLPISGDVQWRCVFHIRPPPQSS, encoded by the coding sequence ATGACACAGGAAAACCACTTGGCAATGAAAAGCTCGGGGCACCTGTTCAATGAGTGGGAGATCCGGCTATTGGTGCTTCTTAGCTTCACAATGCagctttttcttttctttgttggTGGCCTCCGGCGGCGTATCACTAACAGCGCCCTCAGATTTTCAATCTGGCTAGCTTATGTGGGAGCAGACATGGTAGCTGTTTATGTCCTAGGCCTCATCTCTCGCGTGCACCTGGATGCCACCACGGAAAATCATCATCACCTGGCTTTTCTTTGGGCACCCTTCCTCCTCATACATCTCGGCGGACAAGATACCGTCACTGCTTTCGCCATTGAGGACATCAGCCTCTGGCTGAGGCACTTGTTGAACCTTGTTGTCCAAGTCTCCCTCACCCTGTACATCTTTTGGAAATCGACCAATGGTCTGAATATACAGGAGCTTCTTCTTCCAACCATCCTCCTGTTTGTTTCGGGAATGATCAAGTATGGGGAGAGGACATGGGCTTTGTGTTGTGGCAGCCTCATAAACATCGCAGAGTTCCCTATCCCACAATATCTGACAGATTTAGACAAGATCCATGTGGGTTCTACTTCTTCCTATTCTGGCCTTGTTTCCAAGGCTTTGTTTTCCATAAAAGAGGTCCGTTGGATTTTTTCTAGTTACAGTCCTTTGGGAACAGATCTCAGCATGAATTCAGATCTACTACTTCCAGACTATGCAGGCAAGTTATTTGAGACCATGGAGATTGAACTCGGGCTGATGTTCGACGACATCTATACCAAGGCGCAGGTGCTTCGAACATGGGGTGGCATCATACTTCGGTGTCTCTCAGATATTTCCTTCTTAGCTGCTTTTGTGCTCTTCTCTGTAAGAAACAAGGAGAGATACAATACCGTTGACACTGCAATCACCTATGTACTGTTTATCGGCGGTTTCTCTCTGGAGTTTTTTGCGGTATTTACCGCCATGGTGTCACCATGGATTTGGGCATGGCTAAAGACGCGGCACTGCAGCTTCCTTTCCTCCATCAGCATTAGCTGGCAGAGGAAAAGGGTGCTGTGGTCAAAATCCATGGGTCAGTACAGCCTGTTGAACTACCTGGGACAGTGCGACCAGCAGTCAAGTAAAGTGATGGCGGTGGTCAGAAGATTGGTGAATGCAGTATGCGGGCGAAAGCAGAAGCTCTGGGTCAGTAAGCTGTTGGACACCAAGTTCGTGGGGGTCGACGAGAAGGTCATGAGATGCATTGTGGAGAGGATTAAGCAGTATCAGTCTACAGATGAATCAAGCATgctcccacaatggccaaatctTGCTCCACTGCTTCAAAGGTCACTGCGGGTTCCCGAGGCGGATTTTCATTTCCCCGTTCTCGTCCTCCATATATACACGGAGGTAATGCTGAGCAGGTATGCTCCCACCGCTACTGTGGACGGTGGTTTGGACCGCGTGTGCCGGACGATATCCAACTACATGGTTTACCTTTGTGCCACGCACCATGAAATGCTGTCGGTCCAAAACAGTTCCAACCAAAGTGACCTAGCATACATCCTTCACAGATTGTTTAGCGTGGGAACTAATACTGACATCACTAACATCATGCCTAAGGCGGTTGGGTTCTTGATCGATTGCCGTTTTCCGGTGCCCCCGAAGGTGTGTACAGAAGCACATCTGTTGGAAATCCGAGATGCATGGGTAGGGTTCCTCCTCCATGCCGCCAGCAAGTCACGGCCGGAGATGCATGCGGCGCAGCTGGCCAGAGGAGGGGAGTTCCTCACCTTCGTTTGGCTGCTCATGGCCCACTGCAATCTCGGGAACTCTAGGGGCTGCCCAATCGGGTTGCTACCTATAAGTGGTGATGTTCAGTGGCGCTGTGTCTTCCATATTCGCCCTCCACCACAATCCTCATAG